From Phragmites australis chromosome 5, lpPhrAust1.1, whole genome shotgun sequence, a single genomic window includes:
- the LOC133919943 gene encoding transcription termination factor MTERF4, chloroplastic-like, producing the protein MLPLARALRSLGPAGAAREGPLLAWLSSRSAASSSAPPEYEMPSVTWGVIQGRKERLVSRVLALDFLRSAGVSDPAGELEAVELPSSLDVLQERLDFLLRLGLSTDDLSNYPLLLACSLRKNVIPVLSYLEKLGVTRARLAAFVRAYPACLHASVAVDLSPVVKALRGLDVDRQDLPRVLERFPDILGLKPDGTISTSVAYLVGIVGVAPRDIGPMVTHFPFFLGMRVGTTIKPFCDYITSLGLPMRILARILEKRPYILGYDLEETVKPNVEALFSFGIRKEALPLVIAQYPPILGLPLKAKLAAQQYFFNLKLQIDPDGFALAVEKLPQLVSLNQNVVLKPVEFLRGRGISNEDVARMVVRCPQILLQRIELMKNSLYFFKSEMKRPISELFDYPEYFTYSLESRIKPRYMRVASKGIRCSLDWFLNCSDQRFEERMRGDFIEGDAPGPSFIMGGKLQMPGSQLVSDDDNEDTDDEVLYRRTVML; encoded by the coding sequence ATGCTTCCCCTCGCCCGCGCGCTCCGGAGCCTCGGCCCGGCGGGGGCCGCGCGCGAAGGGCCCCTCCTCGCGTGGCTCTCCTCGAGGTCGGCAGCTTCTTCCTCCGCGCCGCCGGAGTACGAGATGCCATCGGTGACGTGGGGCGTCATCCAGGGGCGCAAGGAGCGCCTCGTCTCCCGCGTGCTGGCGCTCGACTTCCTACGCTCCGCGGGAGTCTCCGACCCCGCCGGCGAGCTCGAGGCCGTCGAGCTCCCCTCCTCCCTTGACGTGCTCCAGGAGCGCCTCGacttcctcctccgcctcggccTCTCCACCGACGACCTCTCCAATTACCCGCTCCTCCTCGCCTGCTCCCTCCGCAAGAACGTCATCCCCGTCCTCTCCTACCTCGAGAAGCTCGGCGTCACGCGCGCCCGCCTCGCCGCCTTCGTCCGCGCCTACCCCGCGTGCCTCCACGCCTCCGTCGCCGTCGACCTCTCCCCCGTCGTCAAGGCCCTCCGCGGCCTCGATGTCGACCGCCAGGACCTTCCCCGTGTCCTCGAGCGGTTTCCCGACATCCTCGGCCTCAAGCCCGACGGCACCATCAGCACCTCCGTCGCCTACCTCGTTGGCATCGTCGGTGTCGCGCCACGAGACATCGGTCCCATGGTAACGCACTTCCCTTTCTTCCTTGGCATGAGGGTTGGCACTACCATCAAACCGTTCTGCGACTACATCACCTCTCTCGGGCTGCCCATGCGGATCCTGGCGAGGATCCTCGAGAAGCGACCGTACATTCTCGGTTATGATCTTGAGGAGACGGTCAAACCAAACGTGGAGGCATTGTTCAGCTTTGGCATTCGGAAGGAAGCCCTTCCATTGGTGATTGCTCAGTACCCGCCTATTCTTGGGCTGCCGCTGAAAGCAAAGTTAGCGGCACAGCAGTATTTCTTCAATTTGAAGCTCCAAATTGACCCAGATGGGTTTGCCCTTGCCGTCGAGAAGTTGCCACAGCTTGTAAGCTTGAATCAGAATGTGGTTCTGAAGCCCGTGGAGTTCCTTCGCGGACGTGGGATCTCCAATGAGGATGTTGCACGGATGGTGGTCCGGTGCCCGCAGATTCTATTGCAGCGGATTGAGCTCATGAAGAACAGTTTGTACTTCTTCAAGAGTGAAATGAAGCGACCTATAAGTGAACTATTTGATTATCCAGAGTATTTTACATACAGCTTGGAGTCAAGGATCAAGCCTAGGTACATGAGAGTTGCAAGTAAGGGGATTAGGTGTAGCTTGGATTGGTTCTTGAATTGCAGTGATCAGAGGTTTGAGGAAAGGATGCGAGGGGATTTTATTGAAGGGGATGCACCAGGGCCTTCATTTATAATGGGTGGGAAGCTTCAGATGCCAGGCAGCCAGCTAGTGTCTGATGATGATAACGAGGATACCGACGATGAGGTGCTATATAGGCGAACAGTCATGCTATAG